In a genomic window of Amycolatopsis japonica:
- a CDS encoding purine-cytosine permease family protein, whose protein sequence is MGDKVTEVEQHGIAPIPPEEQTSRPRDLFRMAFGGANTFATIILGTLPIAFGLSFRAAVAATIAGVVVGALVLSPMSLFGPLTRTNNAVSSGAHFGVVGRCVGSFLSLLTAITFFAISVWVSGDAVAGAAQRLFGFDGGEVLRGVAYGVIAIATLVVCIYGYRFMLLVNRVAVVLGTAIMLLGIVAYGGTFDPGFAGTGTYALGDFWPTWILAALTTMANPISFGAFLGDWTRYIPARHSRRSLLAAPFLAQVATLLPFGFGIATATLVADPADYITGLTAISPLWYAIPLIVVALIGGLSTGTTSLYGTGLDFSSIFVKLSRVQATLLIGSLSVVFIFVGNFVLDMVSSINAFATLIVLCTSPWMVIMMIGFVLRRGFYDPDDLQVFNQGRKGGRYWFTRGVNWRAMAAWIPATTLGLLTANTPMIAGPFKDIAGGVDISMVVTLCTAAIAYPVLVKLFPEPREVYSYAEPVAEPAVAV, encoded by the coding sequence ATGGGTGACAAGGTCACCGAAGTCGAGCAGCACGGCATCGCGCCGATCCCGCCGGAGGAACAGACCTCGCGTCCGCGCGACCTGTTCCGGATGGCGTTCGGCGGCGCCAACACCTTCGCCACCATCATCCTCGGGACCCTCCCGATCGCCTTCGGGCTGAGCTTCCGGGCGGCGGTGGCGGCCACCATCGCGGGCGTGGTCGTCGGCGCGCTGGTGCTCTCGCCGATGTCGTTGTTCGGCCCGCTCACCCGGACCAACAACGCGGTCTCCTCCGGCGCGCATTTCGGCGTCGTCGGCCGCTGTGTCGGCTCCTTCCTCTCGTTGCTGACGGCGATCACCTTCTTCGCCATCTCGGTCTGGGTGAGCGGCGACGCCGTCGCCGGTGCGGCACAACGGCTTTTCGGCTTCGACGGCGGCGAAGTGCTCCGCGGCGTCGCGTACGGCGTCATCGCGATCGCCACGCTGGTGGTGTGCATCTACGGCTACCGGTTCATGCTGCTGGTGAACCGGGTCGCCGTGGTGCTGGGCACGGCGATCATGCTGCTCGGCATCGTGGCCTACGGCGGCACGTTCGACCCCGGGTTCGCCGGCACGGGCACCTACGCGCTCGGCGACTTCTGGCCGACGTGGATCCTGGCCGCGCTCACCACGATGGCGAACCCGATCTCGTTCGGCGCCTTCCTCGGCGACTGGACGCGCTACATCCCGGCGCGGCACAGCCGCCGTTCCCTGCTGGCCGCGCCGTTCCTGGCGCAGGTGGCGACGTTGCTGCCGTTCGGGTTCGGCATCGCCACCGCGACCCTGGTCGCGGATCCGGCCGACTACATCACCGGCCTGACCGCGATCTCCCCGCTCTGGTACGCGATCCCGCTGATCGTCGTCGCGCTGATCGGCGGGCTGTCCACCGGTACGACGTCGCTCTACGGGACCGGGCTGGACTTCAGCTCGATCTTCGTGAAGCTGAGCCGGGTGCAGGCGACGCTGCTGATCGGCTCGCTCAGTGTCGTGTTCATCTTCGTCGGCAATTTCGTGCTGGACATGGTGTCCAGCATCAACGCCTTCGCCACGCTGATCGTGCTGTGCACGTCTCCGTGGATGGTGATCATGATGATCGGTTTCGTGCTGCGGCGCGGGTTCTACGACCCGGACGACCTCCAGGTGTTCAACCAGGGCCGCAAGGGCGGGCGCTACTGGTTCACCCGCGGGGTGAACTGGCGCGCGATGGCCGCGTGGATCCCGGCGACGACGCTGGGCCTGCTGACGGCCAACACCCCGATGATCGCCGGGCCGTTCAAGGACATCGCGGGCGGCGTCGACATCAGCATGGTGGTGACGCTGTGCACGGCGGCGATCGCGTATCCCGTGCTGGTGAAGCTCTTCCCCGAGCCGCGGGAGGTCTACTCGTACGCGGAACCGGTCGCGGAACCGGCCGTCGCGGTCTAG
- a CDS encoding oxidoreductase gives MKVALVTGASAGIGEATALALKDAGYTVYGAARRVERMAGLAERGVKVLAMDVTDDASMVAGIERIIEESGRIDVLVNNAGYGSYGAFEDVPLSEGKYQFEVNLFGLARLVQLTTPQMRAQGSGKIVNISSIGGKIYEPLGGWYHSTKFAVEGLSDSLRLELKPFGIDVVVVEPGAIKTEWGGIAIENLMKTSGDTAYAPQAKALAKFFDQAARGSHPKVIADVIVKAVRARRPKTRYAAGFGAKPILFVRRVLPDRAFDALFLGALRRFA, from the coding sequence ATGAAGGTCGCACTGGTCACGGGAGCCTCCGCGGGGATCGGCGAAGCCACGGCGCTGGCGCTGAAGGACGCGGGCTACACGGTCTACGGCGCCGCGAGGCGCGTCGAGCGGATGGCGGGTCTCGCCGAGCGCGGGGTCAAGGTCCTCGCGATGGACGTCACCGACGACGCGTCGATGGTCGCGGGTATCGAGCGGATCATCGAGGAGTCCGGCCGCATCGACGTCTTGGTCAACAACGCGGGCTACGGCTCGTACGGCGCCTTCGAGGACGTGCCGCTCTCGGAGGGGAAGTACCAGTTCGAGGTCAACCTGTTCGGGCTCGCGCGGCTCGTCCAGCTGACCACGCCACAGATGCGGGCCCAGGGCTCCGGCAAGATCGTGAACATCTCGTCGATCGGCGGCAAGATCTACGAACCGCTCGGCGGCTGGTACCACTCGACGAAGTTCGCGGTCGAAGGACTCAGCGACTCACTGCGGCTGGAGCTCAAGCCGTTCGGCATCGACGTCGTGGTGGTCGAACCCGGCGCCATCAAGACCGAATGGGGCGGCATCGCCATCGAGAACCTGATGAAGACCTCGGGTGACACCGCGTACGCGCCGCAAGCAAAGGCGCTGGCGAAGTTCTTCGACCAGGCCGCGCGCGGTTCCCATCCCAAGGTGATCGCCGACGTCATCGTGAAGGCCGTCCGGGCCCGGCGCCCGAAGACCCGCTACGCCGCCGGTTTCGGGGCGAAGCCGATCCTGTTCGTGCGCCGGGTGCTCCCGGACCGCGCCTTCGACGCGTTGTTCCTCGGGGCGCTGCGCCGCTTCGCCTAG
- a CDS encoding TetR/AcrR family transcriptional regulator, which yields MVRDKEATKRKLLDAATTEFATYGIAGARVDRIAKNAGANKALIYAYFCSKEELFDKVVEEQVDLAIRTLTITPEDLPGYAGRLFDRYLEHPQLLRLMGWLRLENGFDAAPEAEVRAHADKVAAIQAAQRAGTVPDHFDAEELLSLVVHLSILGFSSPTATRDLVVRAVGRIVGA from the coding sequence ATGGTCAGGGACAAGGAAGCGACCAAGCGGAAACTGCTGGACGCGGCGACGACGGAGTTCGCGACGTACGGCATCGCCGGCGCCAGGGTGGATCGCATCGCGAAGAACGCGGGCGCGAACAAGGCGCTGATCTACGCCTATTTCTGCAGCAAGGAAGAGCTTTTCGACAAGGTCGTGGAGGAGCAGGTGGACCTCGCCATCCGAACCCTCACGATCACGCCCGAGGACCTGCCCGGCTACGCGGGCAGGCTGTTCGACCGCTACCTCGAGCACCCCCAGCTCCTGCGGCTCATGGGCTGGCTGCGCCTGGAGAACGGCTTCGACGCGGCGCCCGAGGCCGAGGTCCGGGCGCACGCCGACAAGGTCGCCGCGATCCAGGCTGCGCAACGGGCGGGCACCGTGCCGGACCATTTCGACGCCGAGGAACTGCTGAGCCTCGTCGTGCACCTGTCGATCCTCGGGTTCTCCTCCCCCACCGCGACGCGCGACCTCGTGGTGCGGGCGGTCGGGCGGATCGTGGGCGCCTGA
- the dxs gene encoding 1-deoxy-D-xylulose-5-phosphate synthase: MTLLESVHGPADLKRMNQDQLGELAAEIRDFLVEKVRLAGGHLGPNLGVVELTMALHRVFDSPDDAIVWDVGHQAYVHKIVTGRHDGFGKLRQLGGLTGYPARCESEHDFVENSHASTALSYVDGLAKAFELEGGGRHAIAVVGDGALTGGMCWEALNNIAANPRRPVVIVINDNGRSYSPTIGGVADHLASLRLKPGYERVLDRGKELLRHTPVVGKPIYAALHAAKAGLKDALSPQMMFSDLGLKYLGPVDGHDLVALEKAFQSARAFGGAVIVHVVTEKGHGYEPAVTNQADQMHQTDPIDPETGLPPVKGPSWTGVFADEMVKIGADREDVVAITAAMLRSTGLHKFAEAYPDRWYDVGIAEQHAVTSAAGLAMGGKHPVVAVYSTFLNRAFDQVLMDVALHRQPVTLVLDRAGITGPDGPSHHGMWDLSLLGMVPGMRVAAPRDAGTLREELREAVAVEDGPTALRFSKGGVIDSVPAVERVGTVDVLRKPDGDADVLLVAVGAFAMLGLAAADRLADQGIGVTVVDPRWVVPAPAELVALAEQHKLVVTVEDSGRHGGFGSALAALFRDAECDVPLRDLAVPQVFHDHGSREEVLARVGLTAQDVARRVTEWSAKLASRTPAPEDTRR, encoded by the coding sequence GTGACGTTGCTCGAGTCCGTGCACGGACCGGCCGACTTGAAGCGGATGAACCAGGACCAGCTCGGAGAGCTGGCCGCGGAGATCCGGGACTTCCTCGTCGAGAAGGTGCGGCTCGCCGGTGGTCACCTCGGCCCGAACCTGGGTGTGGTCGAGCTGACCATGGCGCTGCACCGCGTCTTCGACTCGCCGGACGACGCGATCGTGTGGGACGTCGGTCACCAGGCGTACGTGCACAAGATCGTCACCGGCCGTCATGACGGCTTCGGCAAGCTGCGCCAGCTCGGCGGCCTCACCGGCTACCCGGCGCGCTGCGAGAGCGAGCACGATTTCGTCGAGAACAGCCACGCCTCGACCGCGTTGTCCTATGTGGACGGTCTGGCCAAGGCGTTCGAACTCGAAGGCGGCGGCAGGCACGCGATCGCCGTCGTCGGCGACGGCGCGCTGACCGGCGGCATGTGCTGGGAGGCGCTCAACAACATCGCCGCGAACCCGCGCCGCCCGGTCGTCATCGTCATCAACGACAACGGCCGCTCGTACTCGCCGACCATCGGCGGCGTCGCGGACCACCTCGCGTCGCTGCGGCTCAAGCCGGGCTACGAGCGCGTGCTGGACCGCGGCAAGGAACTGCTGCGGCACACGCCCGTCGTCGGCAAGCCGATCTACGCGGCTCTGCACGCGGCGAAGGCGGGCCTCAAGGACGCGCTGAGCCCGCAGATGATGTTCTCCGACCTCGGCCTCAAGTACCTCGGCCCGGTCGACGGGCACGACCTCGTCGCGCTGGAGAAGGCGTTCCAGAGCGCCCGTGCCTTCGGTGGCGCGGTCATCGTGCACGTGGTCACCGAGAAGGGCCACGGCTACGAGCCGGCGGTCACCAACCAGGCCGACCAGATGCACCAGACCGACCCGATCGACCCGGAAACCGGCCTGCCGCCGGTCAAAGGCCCGAGCTGGACCGGCGTCTTCGCCGACGAAATGGTCAAGATCGGCGCCGACCGCGAGGACGTCGTCGCGATCACCGCGGCCATGCTGCGCTCGACCGGGCTGCACAAGTTCGCCGAGGCGTACCCGGACCGCTGGTACGACGTCGGGATCGCCGAGCAGCACGCGGTGACCTCGGCCGCCGGTCTCGCGATGGGTGGCAAGCACCCCGTCGTGGCCGTCTATTCGACCTTCTTGAACCGGGCGTTCGACCAGGTCCTGATGGACGTCGCGCTGCACCGCCAGCCGGTGACGCTGGTGCTGGACCGCGCGGGTATCACCGGTCCGGACGGCCCCAGCCACCACGGCATGTGGGACCTTTCGCTGCTGGGCATGGTGCCCGGGATGCGGGTCGCCGCTCCGCGTGACGCCGGCACGCTCCGCGAGGAGCTGCGGGAGGCCGTCGCGGTCGAGGACGGGCCGACGGCGCTGCGGTTCTCGAAGGGCGGCGTGATCGACTCGGTGCCCGCCGTGGAACGCGTCGGCACGGTGGACGTGCTGCGCAAACCCGACGGCGACGCCGACGTCCTGCTCGTCGCGGTGGGCGCGTTCGCGATGCTCGGGCTCGCCGCCGCGGACCGCCTGGCCGACCAGGGCATCGGCGTGACCGTGGTGGACCCGCGCTGGGTCGTCCCGGCCCCGGCCGAACTGGTCGCGCTGGCCGAGCAGCACAAGCTCGTCGTGACCGTCGAGGACAGCGGGCGGCACGGTGGCTTCGGCTCCGCGCTGGCCGCGCTGTTCCGCGACGCCGAATGCGACGTGCCGCTGCGGGATCTCGCGGTGCCGCAGGTGTTCCACGACCACGGTTCGCGCGAAGAGGTGCTGGCCCGCGTCGGTCTCACCGCGCAGGACGTGGCGCGACGGGTGACCGAGTGGTCGGCGAAGCTGGCGAGCCGGACTCCGGCGCCGGAGGACACGCGCCGCTGA
- a CDS encoding aldehyde dehydrogenase family protein — protein MADFFIGGEWVDAVGGGRREIRCPADGSLVAEVAEGTREDTEAAIAAARKAFDTGPWPQTPAPQRGDLLLKAADLLDRDAAAFARAESLDTGKRLVESEYDMADIAACLRYFGKLAANDAGRVVDTGNPDAFSRIVHDPVGVCGLITPWNYPLLQTIWKVAPALAAGNTFVLKPSELTPHTSIMLMKLLTEAGLPGGVANLVLGAGAQAGAPLSEHPDVDLVSFTGGLATGKIIAASAAATIKKVALELGGKNPNVVFADSDFDTAVDYALTAVFLHSGQVCSAGARLIVQEEWHEEFVDELVRRAELIRLGGPFDPKAETGPLISAAHLEKIERYVAAALEEGAVLRTGGKRPDDRELAKGHYYLPTILDNVKQGSSAVVDESFGPVLTVETFTDEDDAVRIANDTHYGLAGAVFTSDASRAQRVANRLRHGTIWINDFHPYLPQAEWGGYKQSGFGRELGPTGLAEYTEAKHIYQNLRPAPQRWFSGEPASN, from the coding sequence ATGGCGGACTTTTTCATCGGTGGCGAGTGGGTCGACGCGGTCGGCGGTGGTCGCCGGGAAATCCGCTGCCCCGCTGACGGGTCGCTGGTCGCGGAGGTCGCCGAGGGCACCCGTGAAGACACCGAAGCGGCCATCGCCGCCGCGCGGAAGGCGTTCGACACCGGCCCGTGGCCGCAGACGCCCGCCCCGCAGCGCGGCGACCTGCTGCTGAAGGCCGCCGACCTGCTCGACCGCGACGCCGCCGCCTTCGCCCGCGCCGAATCGCTCGACACCGGGAAACGGCTGGTCGAGAGCGAATACGACATGGCCGACATCGCCGCGTGCCTGCGCTACTTCGGCAAGCTCGCCGCGAACGACGCGGGCCGCGTGGTCGACACCGGCAACCCGGACGCGTTCAGCCGGATCGTGCACGATCCGGTCGGCGTCTGCGGCTTGATCACGCCGTGGAACTACCCGCTCCTGCAGACCATCTGGAAGGTCGCCCCCGCGCTCGCGGCGGGCAACACCTTCGTCCTCAAGCCCAGCGAACTGACCCCGCACACCTCGATCATGCTGATGAAGCTGCTGACCGAGGCCGGCCTCCCCGGCGGCGTCGCGAACCTCGTGCTCGGCGCCGGCGCACAGGCCGGAGCACCGCTCTCGGAGCATCCGGACGTCGACCTCGTGTCGTTCACCGGCGGCCTCGCGACCGGCAAGATCATCGCCGCCTCGGCGGCGGCCACCATCAAGAAGGTCGCGCTGGAGCTGGGCGGCAAGAACCCGAACGTCGTGTTCGCGGACTCGGACTTCGACACCGCCGTCGACTACGCGCTGACCGCGGTGTTCCTGCACTCCGGGCAGGTCTGCTCGGCGGGCGCTCGCCTGATCGTCCAGGAGGAGTGGCACGAGGAGTTCGTCGACGAACTCGTCCGACGCGCCGAACTGATCCGACTGGGTGGACCTTTCGACCCGAAGGCTGAAACCGGTCCGCTGATCTCGGCCGCCCATTTGGAAAAGATCGAACGCTACGTCGCCGCGGCGCTCGAAGAGGGCGCCGTCCTGCGCACCGGCGGCAAACGCCCCGACGATCGCGAACTCGCGAAGGGGCACTACTACCTGCCGACCATCCTCGACAACGTGAAGCAGGGCAGCAGCGCCGTCGTCGACGAATCGTTCGGCCCGGTGCTCACCGTCGAGACCTTCACCGACGAGGACGACGCCGTCCGCATCGCCAACGACACCCACTACGGCCTCGCCGGCGCGGTGTTCACCTCGGACGCCTCCCGCGCGCAGCGGGTCGCGAACCGGCTGCGGCACGGCACGATCTGGATCAACGACTTCCACCCGTACCTGCCGCAGGCGGAATGGGGCGGCTACAAGCAGTCCGGCTTCGGGCGCGAGCTCGGCCCGACCGGGCTCGCCGAGTACACCGAGGCGAAGCACATCTACCAGAACCTCCGGCCCGCACCACAGCGCTGGTTCTCCGGGGAGCCGGCGTCCAACTAA
- a CDS encoding APC family permease, translating to MSNPSDDGLAGFGYKQELERTLGNFHTFAAGISYISILTGTFQLFYFGFSFGGPAYWWSWPMVFVGQLMVALSFAELAAHYPVAGSIYNWSKRLGSPHVAWLAGWMMLTASIVSIAAVALAYQITLPQISSFFSFSGDSAVNAVILGTALIVFTTLVNAWGVKLMARINSAGVFIELIAAVLLIVALAVNITRGPEVVMETNNTGADQPWGYFGAFLVASLASTYVMYGFDTASSLGEESHDPRKNAPKAILRALIASFVIGGLILILALMAVGDINNPEIATGGLQFIVLDVLGSTIGTIFLLAVVIAITVCNLAVQSAAIRMMFAMGRDNNLPAGKHLARVSPKTKTPVIPAIVSGVIAVLILVVNVGQPQIFTVITSIGIIMIYLAYLLVTVPMLVKRFRGQWPPPKVEGTKYFSLGKLGLPVNILGVLWGGAIVVNLAWPRREVYNATEPYHWYLEWGAVLFVGAVAVVGFAYYWFVLRHKSGVLADHAAEVHPEEAAQ from the coding sequence ATGAGCAATCCTTCCGACGACGGCTTGGCCGGTTTCGGCTACAAACAGGAACTCGAAAGAACGCTCGGCAATTTCCACACCTTCGCCGCCGGGATCAGCTACATCTCGATCCTGACGGGCACCTTCCAGCTGTTCTACTTCGGCTTCAGCTTCGGCGGGCCGGCGTACTGGTGGTCGTGGCCGATGGTGTTCGTCGGCCAGCTGATGGTGGCGCTGTCGTTCGCCGAACTGGCCGCGCACTATCCGGTCGCCGGGTCGATCTACAACTGGTCGAAACGGCTCGGCAGCCCGCACGTCGCCTGGCTGGCCGGGTGGATGATGCTCACCGCGTCGATCGTCAGCATCGCCGCCGTCGCGCTCGCGTACCAGATCACGCTCCCCCAGATCTCGTCGTTCTTCTCCTTCTCCGGCGACAGCGCGGTGAACGCGGTCATCCTCGGCACGGCGCTGATCGTGTTCACGACGCTGGTGAACGCCTGGGGCGTCAAACTCATGGCGCGGATCAACAGCGCCGGCGTGTTCATCGAACTGATCGCCGCGGTCCTGCTGATCGTCGCGCTCGCGGTGAACATCACCCGGGGCCCGGAAGTCGTCATGGAGACCAACAACACCGGCGCCGACCAGCCGTGGGGGTACTTCGGGGCGTTCTTGGTCGCTTCGCTCGCGTCGACCTACGTCATGTACGGCTTCGACACCGCCAGTTCGCTCGGCGAGGAGTCGCACGACCCTCGCAAGAACGCGCCCAAGGCGATCCTGCGCGCGCTGATCGCGTCGTTCGTCATCGGCGGGCTGATCCTCATCCTCGCGCTGATGGCCGTGGGCGACATCAACAACCCGGAGATCGCGACCGGCGGCCTGCAGTTCATCGTGCTCGACGTCCTCGGGAGCACGATCGGCACGATCTTCCTGCTGGCGGTCGTCATCGCCATCACCGTGTGCAACCTGGCCGTGCAGTCGGCGGCAATCCGGATGATGTTCGCGATGGGCCGCGACAACAACCTGCCCGCCGGGAAGCACCTGGCCCGGGTGTCGCCGAAGACGAAGACGCCGGTGATCCCCGCGATCGTGTCCGGCGTGATCGCCGTGCTGATCCTGGTGGTCAACGTCGGCCAGCCGCAGATCTTCACGGTGATCACCAGTATCGGCATCATCATGATCTATCTGGCGTATCTGCTGGTCACCGTCCCGATGCTGGTCAAGCGCTTCCGCGGGCAGTGGCCGCCGCCGAAGGTGGAGGGCACCAAGTACTTCTCGCTCGGCAAACTGGGGCTGCCGGTCAACATCCTCGGCGTGCTGTGGGGCGGCGCGATCGTGGTGAACCTGGCCTGGCCGCGGCGCGAGGTCTACAACGCGACCGAGCCGTATCACTGGTACCTCGAATGGGGGGCCGTGCTGTTCGTCGGCGCGGTGGCGGTCGTCGGTTTCGCGTATTACTGGTTCGTCCTGCGGCACAAGAGCGGCGTCCTGGCCGATCACGCCGCGGAAGTACATCCCGAGGAGGCAGCACAGTGA
- a CDS encoding GMC family oxidoreductase has translation MTGEFDYIVVGGGTAGSVVAARLSEDPDVTVALLEAGPSDVDDPAVLELTKWMALLESGYDWDYLVEPQESGNSFLRHARARVLGGCSSHNSCIAFWAPAEDLDEWSSLGLPGWSSKDIFPLYQRLETNDGPGDHHGRSGPVTIRSVPPNDPTGVALLQACEQAGIPRTEFNSGETVTHGANWFQINAREDGTRSSASVSYLHPIIGKRPNLEIITGARVRRLLFDGKRCTGAEYLADDLIHGVQLRARREVILSSGAIDTPKLLMLSGIGPASHLREVGVDVLVDSPGVGENLQDHPEGVIQWDALQPMTTESTQWWEIGIFTTTEEGLDRPDLMFHYGSVPFDMNTLRQGYPTTENGFCLTPNVTRSRSTGTVRLRSRDYRDKPKVDPRYFTDEHDMRVMTYGIKLARKIAEQPALDEWAGTELAPGKDVKTDDEIADYLRKTHNTVYHPSCTAKMGGDGDPMAVLDARLRVRGVEGLRVADGSAMPFLVAVNPCITTMAIGEKCADLLKEDARS, from the coding sequence GTGACCGGAGAGTTCGACTACATCGTCGTCGGCGGCGGGACGGCGGGTTCGGTGGTCGCGGCGAGACTCTCGGAAGATCCGGACGTCACCGTGGCACTCCTGGAAGCCGGACCGTCCGATGTGGACGATCCGGCGGTGCTGGAGCTGACCAAGTGGATGGCGCTGCTGGAATCCGGCTACGACTGGGACTACCTGGTGGAGCCGCAGGAATCCGGCAACTCGTTCCTGCGCCACGCCCGCGCGCGGGTGCTCGGCGGCTGCTCGTCGCACAACTCGTGCATCGCGTTCTGGGCGCCGGCGGAAGACCTCGACGAATGGTCGTCACTCGGCCTGCCCGGCTGGTCCTCGAAGGACATCTTCCCGCTGTACCAACGCCTTGAGACCAACGACGGCCCCGGCGACCACCACGGCCGCTCGGGCCCGGTGACCATCCGCTCGGTGCCGCCGAACGACCCGACCGGTGTCGCGCTGCTGCAGGCGTGCGAGCAGGCGGGGATCCCGAGGACGGAGTTCAACTCGGGCGAGACCGTGACGCACGGGGCGAACTGGTTCCAGATCAACGCACGCGAAGACGGCACGCGGTCGTCGGCCTCGGTGTCGTACCTGCACCCGATCATCGGCAAGCGGCCGAATCTGGAGATCATCACCGGCGCCCGCGTCCGGCGGCTGCTGTTCGACGGCAAACGCTGCACCGGCGCGGAATACCTGGCCGACGACCTGATCCACGGCGTCCAGCTGCGCGCGCGGCGTGAGGTGATCCTGTCTTCGGGCGCGATCGACACCCCGAAACTCCTGATGCTGTCCGGGATCGGCCCCGCTTCCCATTTGCGCGAGGTCGGTGTGGACGTGCTGGTGGACTCCCCCGGCGTCGGCGAGAACCTGCAGGATCACCCCGAAGGCGTCATCCAGTGGGACGCTCTGCAGCCGATGACGACCGAATCCACTCAATGGTGGGAGATCGGCATCTTCACCACCACGGAGGAAGGCCTCGACCGGCCGGACCTGATGTTCCACTACGGCTCGGTGCCGTTCGACATGAACACCCTCCGGCAGGGCTATCCCACCACGGAGAACGGCTTCTGCCTGACCCCGAACGTCACGCGTTCGCGGTCGACCGGGACCGTGCGGCTGCGCAGCCGCGACTACCGGGACAAGCCGAAGGTGGACCCGCGGTACTTCACCGACGAGCACGACATGCGCGTGATGACCTACGGCATCAAACTGGCGCGCAAGATCGCCGAGCAGCCCGCGCTGGACGAATGGGCGGGCACGGAACTGGCGCCCGGCAAGGACGTCAAGACCGACGACGAGATCGCGGACTACCTGCGCAAGACGCACAACACGGTCTATCACCCGTCGTGCACCGCGAAAATGGGCGGCGACGGGGACCCGATGGCCGTACTGGACGCCCGGCTGCGCGTGCGCGGCGTCGAGGGCCTGCGGGTCGCCGACGGCTCGGCGATGCCGTTCCTGGTCGCGGTGAACCCGTGCATCACGACGATGGCGATCGGTGAGAAGTGCGCGGACCTGCTGAAGGAGGACGCGCGCTCCTAG
- a CDS encoding DUF1062 domain-containing protein, with amino-acid sequence MLENWVVVPTCLPAVLRRCHACGSGRFRANGKFRVNANHKLIDVWLLVLCTGCGDTAKLTILERVNVRSVRPELLERLHENDLGLAAELLQDPAVLRRNHVALDWEGAWRLDTGSLCHGDFRDVSVHFEARIPLRPVRLIAEGCGLSRGEVERLIEEGKVVSAVRLRGKVSGDFTFTLKR; translated from the coding sequence ATGCTCGAAAACTGGGTGGTCGTTCCCACCTGCCTTCCTGCCGTCCTCCGCCGTTGCCACGCCTGCGGATCCGGGCGTTTCCGGGCGAACGGCAAATTCCGGGTCAACGCCAACCACAAACTCATCGACGTCTGGCTCCTCGTGCTCTGCACCGGGTGCGGGGACACCGCGAAACTCACGATCCTGGAGCGGGTGAACGTGCGCTCCGTCCGGCCTGAACTGCTGGAGCGGCTGCACGAGAACGACCTCGGCCTCGCCGCCGAACTGCTCCAGGATCCGGCCGTGCTCCGCCGTAACCACGTCGCCCTCGATTGGGAGGGTGCCTGGCGGCTCGATACCGGCTCCTTGTGTCATGGGGACTTTCGCGATGTCTCGGTTCACTTCGAGGCCCGGATTCCGCTTCGGCCCGTGCGGCTGATCGCGGAAGGGTGCGGTCTTTCGCGTGGCGAGGTCGAGAGATTGATCGAGGAGGGGAAGGTGGTTTCGGCCGTGCGGTTGCGAGGGAAGGTTTCCGGGGACTTCACTTTTACCCTGAAACGCTGA